In the Clavelina lepadiformis chromosome 8, kaClaLepa1.1, whole genome shotgun sequence genome, one interval contains:
- the LOC143468569 gene encoding sodium/glucose cotransporter 2-like, with the protein MESTTSSSNFTRTVVKLDTWDIVTVVVYFVLVVAVGLFAMCRSNRGTVNGYFLAGR; encoded by the exons ATGGAGTCAACCACGTCGTCATCGAACTTTACAAGGACAGTTGTGAAGCTGGACACCTGGGATATTGTGACTGTTGTTGTCTATTTTGTTCTTGTCGTCGCCGTGGGCTTGTTC GCAATGTGTCGATCTAATCGTGGGACAGTGAATGGATATTTCCTCGCTGGACGATAA